Part of the Labrenzia sp. CE80 genome, CGGTATCACTGTGGTGACCCCTTCGGGCACATCCCCGGAAATTACTGGCCTTGACGACAAGGATACGGTCTTCCGCACCGTGCCGTCCGATGACTATCAGGGGCGCGCGCTTGCCCGTACGTTGAAGGAGAAGGGCTACGACAAGGTTGCCGTTGCTTACATCAACAATGATTACGGCACCGGTCTGGCAAATGCCTTCAAAGCCGAGTTTGAAGCTCAGAGCGGTGAAATCGCAGGCTTTGCGGCTCATGAAGACGGCAAGGCCTCCTATCGCTCCAATCTGGCAGAACTGGCTTCCGGCGGTGCTGACACGCTGGTCATCTTCGACTACGGCGATGGTACGGGCCTTACCATTTTGCGTCAGGCGCTTGAGAATGGCTTCTTCGAAAAGTTCGTTGGCGGCGACGGCATGAAGTCCGACGCTCCGATCAATGAACTGGGCGCAGAAAACCTGGCTGCCTTCGTCGCTTCGTCCCCGGTCGGTGAAAAGTCAGATTCTCTGGACGTCTTCAACGAGGCGTACAAGGCGGCTGGCGGCGATCCGGATGCGATCTTTGTAACGACATCCTACGACGCTGCCTTCATGCTGGCTCTCGCCGTGGAAAAAGCTGGTGGCGACAAGGCGGGCGTTTCCGCGGCATTGCGTGAGATTTCCAACGGTGAAGGTGAGACGATTCTGCCGGGCGAGTGGGAAAAGGCCAAGAAGCTGATCGCTGTAGGGACTGCCATCGACTACAAGGGCGCTGCAGGCGATCATAACTTTGATGCGGCCGGAGATGTTCCCGGCACTTATGCCCTGTTCGAAGTTGGCGCAGACGGCTTCGAAGTCATGGTTGAAATGAAGTAATCTGCCCTTTCGGCATTTGCGAAACATGCGGCGGCGGTCCTGAAAGGGGCCGCCGTTTTGCATTCAGAGCACTTTGTGAACCGTCAGCCGGTGCCGACCTCCGCCTAAAAAGCAAAGGCGTAGCCACTGGCAAGGCTGAGGGCCAAGGCAACGGCCAGACCGGGAATGTGCCGGACTGCGATGAGCATTCGAGAGTGAAGACGGATCGGGAGATATCTCATGGCGCGCGCCCTCAGGTCACTTGGTCAGAATGAGCTTGCCAAGTTTGGTGATGGTCAGCCTGTAGGTCTCCGAGTTGTGCTGGATTTTCAGCTCACGGGCGCCTTTGAACAGGGTCTTTGTGTCGAGTTGCTGCTCCCGGCGTTCTCCGGACGGGGAGGGAGCCTTCTGCGGAGCTGCGATGGTGAGCTTGTCGCGGCGGATCTTCGAAGTGTGCATTGATACGGCCCGTAATTACAGTAGTTTAGAGGCATTATAAACTTGAGTGATTGGCTCAAGAAAATTACTTGACACAAATACTCAAGTTTAAGTATCAAGGCAATGCCTGATCTGCAGCGGTTCGGAAATCGCGTCCTCTGAATCTCTGCGTTGGGTAGCTGAAGAGCTAGAATGTCCGGCAAGCCAACCGCCCTCTCCTCTCCCTCAGCGGTGAGCCAGCCAGATATTCCTCTCTTCGCGCATCGATGGAGGTCGATGCACAAGCCGCAGGGGCATCCCTCGCGCAAGAAACAAAAAACCCGCCAGAATGGCGGGTTTTTTTTATGCGCTAAGTCTATTTGATCTTGTTCATCGGGCGGGGCTGAGGCGCCTGACAGGCCTCAGCAGGTTTGATATGCCGAACAAGCCCGCAATGATCAGCTTGCGGCAGCGACTTTCTGATCAACTTCGTCGATTTTGAGCAGATTTCTCAGGCTCGGACGGTCTTCCGAAAGGTCGGCAATTGTTTTTGTGTCCAGCACATCCATGAAGGCTTCCAGAGCTTCGTGAAGAATGCCGTTGAAACCGCAGGACGTAATTAACGGGCAGTCCTTGCGGCCTGAGTCGAAGCATTCAGCCAGGAGAAAGCTCTCCTCCGCGGCGCGAACGACTTCGCCGACCGTCATGGTCTCGGGCTCACGGGCCAGCATCACGCCACCATTGCGTCCACGGATGGTGCGGATCAGATTGGCGTCGACGAGGACCTTCATGATCTTGAACAGATGAGTTTCGGACATGTCAAAGCTGGCTGCAATTTCGGCAACCTTGCTCGGACGCTCTGGGTTCGCTGCACAGTACATCAATGCACGAACCGCATAATTGGTTTGTTGTGTCAGGCGCATGTTTATAGATATGAGGTCTAAGGTATAGGCCGTCAACGATAATAATTGAGTTTTTGTGTCGGGATTTCCGAAAGAAGCTTATGATTTCGGTATGTTGCAGCGCAAACATACCGCTAAGGCATCCCCTTGTATGTGAAAAAGTCAAAGTCGGCTGGATAGCCTATGCCCGAGCCGTCCATGGCCTGCATGCCGACAAATGCACCGGTAAAGTTGCCGTGTTCACCCCTGCCGGCCTCATCCGACAAAAGGCTGGCATCGAAAATCGGACCGATTCGGCGCCAGTCTGCTCCACCTTCCGTATAGAAAAACCGCAAGGCGAGGTTCTTTACCTCGATCTTCATGCCGACGGCACCGTCCGTTTCGAGCGGCACGGGCGCGTCCAGGGGGAATGACAGATTGCCGGAAGGATAGTCGCCCGCGCAGGCCATGATTGTCAGGCTGCGTCCGAGCGTCTCGTCCTGGCAGATGGCCAGTTGAAAGAACTGGTAGCGTCCATAGTAGGCGATCAGTCCCGCGGTCTGTTGTGAGGTCTTCGGCTGAAAGTCGACCGAAGTTTCGACGACATAGTTGAAGTTCGTCTGCCGCCTTGCCACCAGCGCCTGCTCGAAGTAGCTGCCGATGGATTCACGCCCGAACAGGCGCAGATGACCGGGCCGTTCGCTTAGGGAAAACAGGCGCTCGGGCAGTGGCGAACGGAGCCATTGGAACGCAATCGGCAGATCCTGCGCATCGAAGTCGTGCCGGTCGGGCTCTGGTTCGAACGGATGGGCGGGCAGGTTGGGCGCAGTTACCGTCTCCTGAGGCAGAAACGGCTCGCCCGCCAGCCGCAGCCAGCCGTCCTCGCCCCATTCACATTTCTGGATCGACGTCTCCCGTCCCATCGGGCAGCGACTGAGACCTAGCACCGGCCGGCCCATCAGGTGAACCAGGTAGGTTTCTCTATCTTGTGTCTCGACGAAATCGCCATGGCCTGCGCGCTGGAGCGGAGCGTCGGGAAAGGTCAGGGAAGAGACAACATGCTTGTCCGGATGGACCTCATAGGGCCCGGTGAGCCGCTTCGAGCGGGCTAGCGTGACAGCATGTCGGTAGCCGGTGCCACCTTCCGCTGTCAGCAGATAGTACCAGCCGTCCCGCTTGTAGAGATGTGGCCCCTCAACCAGCCCCCGGTCCGTACCCTTGAAGATGTTCTTGATCGGACCGACCAGCTTGCCGGCCTTTGGGTCGAATTCCTGCAAAAGGATCCCGGCAAAGGGCGTCGGGTCCTCGCGGTGATCCCAGATCATGTTGACGAACCACTTGCGGCCATCGTCGTCATGAAAGAGCGAGGGGTCGAAGCCGGAAGAGTTCGCATAGACCGGATCCGACCATGGTCCCGTAATGTCAGGCGCGGTGACGATGTAATTGTGGGCGTCCTTGAAGTTGCCCTCGTTGCGCTTCACGTCCGTGTAAACAAGCCAGAACTGTCCATCCGCGTGGGTCAGGCAGGGCGCCCAGATCCCGCAACTGTCCGGATTGCCGCGCATGTCCAGCTGGCTTTCGCGGGACAATGGCCGGGTCACGAGCTGCCAGTGCTGCAGATCCCGCGAATGGTGGATCTGGACGCCAGGAAACCACTCGAAGGTCGAGGTCGCGATATAGTAGTCATCGCCGACGCGGCAGATCGACGGGTCCGGATTGAACCCGGGCAGGATCGGGTTCTGAATTGTCTGAGGTGCGTTACTCATTTCTGGTTTCCTCCCGGCGCGAGTGGGCCCTCCCAAGCCGTATACCCCTCGTCATCATGCATCTTGTGGATGTGTTGATGGAAACCTAGGCCAAATCCGGCAGGTTGTCTTTCAGGAAAACATCGATGCCGATGCGCTCTTGGCCTTCGACAATCGGCGCACCGTCGCACAGCGCCTTGAGCACTCGAATGGCACTGCGTATTTCGTGGCCGGGGTCCTGGGCGATCAGCGCATCCATGGTGCCCGAGATCAGGGCCTCGCGGGTGTAGGGTGTCAGTTCATGGCCGATGAAGGTTAGCAGCGACCCATGGCCGTCCTTTTCCAGCGCCGCGATCACACCTCGGTTGCCGGCACCAATGTTGTAGAGCGCCGAAAGGTCGGTGTGTTCTGACAGCAGCTTTGCAACGATGTCCCTGGTGCGGGTGTTGTCGTCGCGCCCTTCGCGTACCTTGAGCGTTTCAAGATGCGGGAACTCAGCGGACAGAACCTCCTTGAATCCGGCATATCGGTCTGCATGATCGCGCAGCCCTAGGGAGCCGGCAATCAGGCCGATCTTTGCAGGTTGGCGGGGAAGGAAACGGCCAAGCAGCCGGCCCGCGGCGCGGCCCGCGGCGAGGTTGTCGATGCCGACGAAATGTTGACGGCTGGAGGCCGGATGGTCCGAGACCAGTGTCACGACATGGACACCGCGGTCTTGCAGGCGATCGATGGCAGCGCGCACCTCGGGAAAGGACGGTGCCACGACGGCAACGCCGTCACAGACCGACTTGTCCAGGATCGCCAGCGTTCCCGTCACCCTGTGGCCGTCAAAGGCATCGATGGGTTCGATATGAACGCTGACCCGTTCGCGTTCCAGTGTTGCTGCATGGGCAACGGCCTCGCGGGTCAGGTCTTCCATGAAGGCATTGGGACCGTTTGGAATGAGGAAGTGCAGACGGTAGTTGCGCTTCTTGGCGAGATTGGCCGCAAAGACGTCAGGGGTATATTTCAATGTGCGAACCGCGTCCCGAACCTTCTCGATTGTCGCCGCGCGCACGCCGGGCCGGTTGTTCAGAACCCTGTCGACCGTCGCCAGGCTGACGCCGGCTTTTTCGGCCACATCGTGAATTGTTACCCGCTGCATGCGTTCTCCCATTTGGGAGCCAGTATAGCGTGGGATGAGGGGCGTGCATCAAATTATGTTGCAGGGCAGCGAAAGGACGCTATGGGCTTGGCTAAACGGCCTGACCGCAAGCATGCCCCGATGACCAGGCCCATTGGAAATTGAAGCCACCCAGATGCCCCGTTACGTCGACAACTTCGCCAATGAAATAGAGCCCCGGCACCTTGCTCGCTTCGAAGGTTTTTGAGGACAGTTCCTTGGTGCTGACGCCGCCGAGTGTGACCTCGGCCGTGCGGTAGCCCTCTGTGCCCACGGGCGTCAACTGCCAGTGGTTGATTGCCTCGCCCGCCCGGCGAAGGACCTTGTCGGAGAGGTCAGCCAACCGTCCCTTCAATCCAAACTCCTTGGACAATTCATCTGCAAGCCGGTTCGGCAAAAGTTGACCAAGAACGGTTTTCAGATCCTGCTTGGGGCTCTCCGTACGAGCGGTCCGAAAGGCTTCGAAGGCATCGCGCGTCGGCGACAGATCGACGGTGATCGGCTTGCCCTCTTGCCAGTAGGACGAGATCTGAAGGATCGAGGGACCAGACAGACCGCGATGGGTGAACAGCAGGCCCTCGCGAAAGGAGGTCTTTCCGAAGGAGACCAGTGCGTCGACCGAAACCCCGGCAAGCCGTTTGCAAAGATCTTTGTTGGCGTCCGAGAATGTCAGGGGCACGAGCGCTGCGCGGGGCGGAACAATGTCCAGCCCGAACTGGCGCGCAACATCATAGCCAAAGCCGCTCGCTCCCATCTTCGGAATCGAAGGGCCGCCGGTGGCAATCACGACGGCCTTGGTACGGAGTTGCTCATGGTTGGTTTTGACCTGTAACCCGCTATCGGCTTTCTCCAGTGCCGAAACGGATGTTTCCAACTGCAGCTTGCCGCCTGCTTTGGACAATTCATCAAGCAGCATGTCGATGATGTTCTGGGCGCTGTCATCGCAGAACAGCTGGCCGAGTGTTTTCTCGTGCCAGGGAATGCGATGGCGGTCCACCATCTGCAGGAAGTCTTGTTGCGTGTAGCGCTTCAGGGCAGACACGCAAAAGCGAGGGTTCTGCGACAGATAGTTCGCCGGCGTACAATGCAGGTTGGTGAAGTTGCAGCGGCCACCGCCGGAAATACGGATCTTCTCCGCTGCCTTGCGCGCATGGTCAATCACCAGCACGCGCCGTCCGCGTTTGGCCGCTTCAATGGCGCACATCAAACCGGCGGCACCGGCACCAACAATCAGAACATCAAGATCACGCATGGGCGACGCTTATAAACGACAAGGCCGACCGTGCGAGCTTTTTATAGGACGGGCAGGGGATCAGAAGGCAGCTTCGACGTCGCCCATCTCCACGTAAACGCTCTTGATCTGGCTGTAATACTCGATCGCCGCGTGACCGTTTTCTCGGCCGATGCCCGACTTCTTGTAGCCACCGAATGGCATTTCGATGGGGGTCAGATTGTAGGTGTTGATCCAGCATGTACCCGCTTCAAGCTGGTCGATGACTCGATGGGCGCGCTGAATGTCCTTGGTGAAGACGCCGGCGGCAAGGCCGAACACCGTGTCATTGGCGCGTGCAACGACATCATCCTCGTCGTCAAAGTCCAGAACGCACATGACCGGTCCGAAGATCTCCTCGCAGGCGATGCGCATGCCATCCTTGACGTCTGCAAAGACTGTGGGCTGAACGAAGAAACCATCCTGGAGAGCAGCCACGTCGGCACTGCCGCCACCGCAGACAAGCCGCGCGCCTTCTTGCTTCCCGATCTCCATGTAACCCAGCACCTTGTCGAGCTGCGGTTTTGAGACGAGCGGGCCGATGCTTGTTGCTTCATCCATCGGATCGCCGAGCACCGCATTGGCGGTGCGCTCCGCAAGCCGGTCGAGGAACCGCTCCTTGATGGCCGTGTGCACGAAGACGCGTGTTCCGTTCGAGCAGATCTGGCCGGTGGAATAGAAGTTGGCGTTGATCGCGGCCGAGACGGCATTGTCGACGTCGGCGTCGTCAAAGACAATCAGGGGAGACTTTCCGCCCAGTTCCAGCGTCGCCTTTTTCAGGTGCTCGCCCGCAAGCGAGGCAACTTTCGCACCCGTCGGCACGGAACCTGTCAGCGAGACCTTGGCGACCTGCGGATGGGCAATGAGTTTGGCGCCAACTTCGCCAAAACCTTGGACGACATTGAAGACGCCGTCCGGCAGACCGGCTTCCGTCAGGATCTCGGCGAACTGCAGGGCGCTGAGCGGGGTCACTTCGGATGGTTTGAACACCATGGCGTTACCACAGACGAGGGCGGGGGCGGCCTTCCAGCAAGCGATCTGAATCGGGTAGTTCCAGGCACCGATACCGACACAGACACCCAAAGGTTCGCGCTTAGTAAAGGCGAAAGAACCGCCGAGATCGATGTGCTCGCCGGTCAGCGTTGCAGCCAGTCCGCCATAATACTCAAGGCAGTCGGCGCCCGAGGCCGCATCGGCCACAAGCGTTTCCTGCAAGGGCTTGCCCGTGTCGAGCGTTTCCAGTTCGGACAGCGCGCGATTGCGTTCGCGCAGGATGTCGGCCGCCTTGCGCAGAACGCGGCCACGCTCGGCCGGCGGCGTTGCCGCCCAGATCTTCTGACCTTCAACGGCTGCCTCCACCGCAGCCTCGACGGTCTTCTCATCGGCGCTGTTCAACGAGGCAATTGCCTCGCCGGTCGCCGGGTAGATGGACGGGAACGGATGGCCCTCCGGGCTCTCCACATAGCCGCCGCCGATATAGTGTGAGGCTTTGGGTTGCGCGCGCATCGTGTGTCTTTCGCTCTGACGTCGTCTGTAGGAAGCCGGAACCTGTGCTCCGGCCATCATTATCTCTGGCTGGTTTCCCAATCGGGATGGATCCAGGGCTGCTGGTTCGACGCAGGAAGAGGATCCTTGCCCAGGAGGTGGTCTGCTGCCTTCTCACCGACCAGGATCGACGGTGCGTTGAGATTCCCGTTTGTGATTTGCGGGAAAATCGAACTGTCCGCAACCCTCAGACCTTCCACGCCGATGACCCCGCAGTGTGGATCGACCACAGCCATGGTGTCGTTGGCGGCACCCATGCGGCAAGTGCCGCTCGGGTGATATGCACTTTCCGCGTGCTCACGAATGAAGTCGTTCAGGTCGTCATCACTCTGGACCGCGTCGCCTGGCTGGATTTCCTTGCCGCGATAGGGCGCGAAGGCCTCCTGGCCAAAGATTTCCCGTGTCAGGCGGATCGCGGTTCTGAAGTCCGCCCAATCGTCTTCGTGGGACATGTAGTTGAAGAGGATCGACGGCTTGGCCCTGGGGTCTGCGGAGGTAAGCGAAACCCGGCCGCGCGATTTCGACCGCATCGGTCCCACGTGGGCCTGGAAGCCGTGGCCTTCCGCCGCTGCCTTGCCGTCATATCGAACCGCAAATGGCAGGAAGTGATACTGGATGTCCGGATATTTGATCCCGGCCTTTGAGCGGATGAAGGCCGATGCCTCGAAGTGGTTGGAGGCTCCGAGGCCTTTGCCCTGAAGCAACCATTGCAAGCCGATCATCGCCTTGGAGAAAATGTTCCAGTGCTTGTAGAGCGTGATCGGCTGGATGCAGGCCTGCTGGATATAGAGTTCCAGATGATCCTGAAGGTTCGCGCCGACGCCCGGGCGGTCCGCAATGACCTCGATGCCGTGTTCCGACAGATGGCTGGCTGCGCCGATGCCTGACTGCATCAGGATCTTGGGTGAGTTGATGGAAGAGGCGGCCAGAACGACTTCGCGTCGGGCCTTGGCGCTCTGGATCTCGCCGCCGGTCTCAAATTCCACCCCGACTGCGCGTTTGTCTTCGAAGAGCACCCGCCGCACCAAAGCGCCCTTGATGAGTTCGACGTTGCCGCGCTTCAGCGCCGGCCTGAGGTAGGCATTGGCCGCTGACCAGCGTCGGCCCTTATGGACGGTCATTTCCATGTCGGAAAAACCTTCCTGCCGCTCGCCGTTGTAGTCCGGCGTCACGCCATATCCAGCCTGTTCGCCGGCAGACTTGAACGCGTCATAGAGCGGGTTCCACTTGGTGCCGCGCGTGACATGCAAAGGACCCGAAGTGCCGCGCCAGCCGGTCTGGCCACCATGGCTGGTTTCAAGGCGCTGATAGTAGGGAAGGACATGGCGATAGCCCCAGCCCGCGGCGCCCATGTCTTCCCATGTGTCGAAATCGCACGCGTGACCGCGCACATAGACCATGCCGTTGATCGACGAGGAGCCGCCGATCACTTTGCCGCGCGGGGTGGCGAGGCGGCGGCCGCCAAGATGCGGTTCCGGCTCGCTCTCATAGCCCCAGTCGTAGCGGGACATGTTCATGGGATAGGACAGGGCGGCCGGCATCTGGATGAAGGGACCGGCATCCGTGCCACCGAACTCGAGCACGAGAACGCTTGTGTCGGGGTTTTCAGACAGGCGGTAAGCCAGCGCGCAGCCAGCCGATCCTGCGCCGACGATGATGAAGTCGAACTCTAGGGTCATTGCAGGGCATTCATTCTTGCGACTTTGCGCAGGGCGCTCATGTCATGGTGGTATTTGATCTGTGTTTCGACATAGGTTTCGACCATGCCGATGGCCCAGGCGGCATCGCTCGGGCCGTCGCGCAGGGCCTGCCGGATCCAAACGCCGTCGATCATGGAGGCGGTGCCTTCGGCGACTTGCCTTGCATCTTCCCGCGGCATGAAGTGACACAGGTTGTAGGTCAGGTTTGAGGTCAGACGACCGGAATAGATTTGCAGCAGCCGCTTGTTGTTCTGGGTGGTGCGCGACTGGACGTAGAAGGCAAGCCAGGCGGCAATCACGGCCTCGCGAAACTGTCCCGGCGCAAAATTGCCTTCGATGATCGCTGAGATTCGCTCACGCGGGTTGCGCGCACTGGCCAGCCGCTCGCGGATGCCGTCTCCAAGATCCTTCAGCAGATGCCGCATGGTCGCTGCCAGAAGCTGATCCTTGCTGCCGAAATAGTGTAGCGCAAGGCCGCTTGAGACGCCGGCGCGCTTGGCAATCTGAGCCACCGTCACGTCTGA contains:
- a CDS encoding ABC transporter substrate-binding protein, coding for MKSKFIAIAGGLLAATALAGAPAKADVKIGLIGGVSGPIAAMAPSMISAAQLAFQQVNEQGGILDGEKLVGVVGDSACNPQGGTDAATKAVNIEGVSAIVGPHCSGAVLAAAGSVTIPAGITVVTPSGTSPEITGLDDKDTVFRTVPSDDYQGRALARTLKEKGYDKVAVAYINNDYGTGLANAFKAEFEAQSGEIAGFAAHEDGKASYRSNLAELASGGADTLVIFDYGDGTGLTILRQALENGFFEKFVGGDGMKSDAPINELGAENLAAFVASSPVGEKSDSLDVFNEAYKAAGGDPDAIFVTTSYDAAFMLALAVEKAGGDKAGVSAALREISNGEGETILPGEWEKAKKLIAVGTAIDYKGAAGDHNFDAAGDVPGTYALFEVGADGFEVMVEMK
- the betB gene encoding betaine-aldehyde dehydrogenase, yielding MRAQPKASHYIGGGYVESPEGHPFPSIYPATGEAIASLNSADEKTVEAAVEAAVEGQKIWAATPPAERGRVLRKAADILRERNRALSELETLDTGKPLQETLVADAASGADCLEYYGGLAATLTGEHIDLGGSFAFTKREPLGVCVGIGAWNYPIQIACWKAAPALVCGNAMVFKPSEVTPLSALQFAEILTEAGLPDGVFNVVQGFGEVGAKLIAHPQVAKVSLTGSVPTGAKVASLAGEHLKKATLELGGKSPLIVFDDADVDNAVSAAINANFYSTGQICSNGTRVFVHTAIKERFLDRLAERTANAVLGDPMDEATSIGPLVSKPQLDKVLGYMEIGKQEGARLVCGGGSADVAALQDGFFVQPTVFADVKDGMRIACEEIFGPVMCVLDFDDEDDVVARANDTVFGLAAGVFTKDIQRAHRVIDQLEAGTCWINTYNLTPIEMPFGGYKKSGIGRENGHAAIEYYSQIKSVYVEMGDVEAAF
- the rirA gene encoding iron-responsive transcriptional regulator RirA → MRLTQQTNYAVRALMYCAANPERPSKVAEIAASFDMSETHLFKIMKVLVDANLIRTIRGRNGGVMLAREPETMTVGEVVRAAEESFLLAECFDSGRKDCPLITSCGFNGILHEALEAFMDVLDTKTIADLSEDRPSLRNLLKIDEVDQKVAAAS
- a CDS encoding LacI family DNA-binding transcriptional regulator — translated: MQRVTIHDVAEKAGVSLATVDRVLNNRPGVRAATIEKVRDAVRTLKYTPDVFAANLAKKRNYRLHFLIPNGPNAFMEDLTREAVAHAATLERERVSVHIEPIDAFDGHRVTGTLAILDKSVCDGVAVVAPSFPEVRAAIDRLQDRGVHVVTLVSDHPASSRQHFVGIDNLAAGRAAGRLLGRFLPRQPAKIGLIAGSLGLRDHADRYAGFKEVLSAEFPHLETLKVREGRDDNTRTRDIVAKLLSEHTDLSALYNIGAGNRGVIAALEKDGHGSLLTFIGHELTPYTREALISGTMDALIAQDPGHEIRSAIRVLKALCDGAPIVEGQERIGIDVFLKDNLPDLA
- the betA gene encoding choline dehydrogenase, yielding MTLEFDFIIVGAGSAGCALAYRLSENPDTSVLVLEFGGTDAGPFIQMPAALSYPMNMSRYDWGYESEPEPHLGGRRLATPRGKVIGGSSSINGMVYVRGHACDFDTWEDMGAAGWGYRHVLPYYQRLETSHGGQTGWRGTSGPLHVTRGTKWNPLYDAFKSAGEQAGYGVTPDYNGERQEGFSDMEMTVHKGRRWSAANAYLRPALKRGNVELIKGALVRRVLFEDKRAVGVEFETGGEIQSAKARREVVLAASSINSPKILMQSGIGAASHLSEHGIEVIADRPGVGANLQDHLELYIQQACIQPITLYKHWNIFSKAMIGLQWLLQGKGLGASNHFEASAFIRSKAGIKYPDIQYHFLPFAVRYDGKAAAEGHGFQAHVGPMRSKSRGRVSLTSADPRAKPSILFNYMSHEDDWADFRTAIRLTREIFGQEAFAPYRGKEIQPGDAVQSDDDLNDFIREHAESAYHPSGTCRMGAANDTMAVVDPHCGVIGVEGLRVADSSIFPQITNGNLNAPSILVGEKAADHLLGKDPLPASNQQPWIHPDWETSQR
- a CDS encoding glycoside hydrolase family 43 protein → MSNAPQTIQNPILPGFNPDPSICRVGDDYYIATSTFEWFPGVQIHHSRDLQHWQLVTRPLSRESQLDMRGNPDSCGIWAPCLTHADGQFWLVYTDVKRNEGNFKDAHNYIVTAPDITGPWSDPVYANSSGFDPSLFHDDDGRKWFVNMIWDHREDPTPFAGILLQEFDPKAGKLVGPIKNIFKGTDRGLVEGPHLYKRDGWYYLLTAEGGTGYRHAVTLARSKRLTGPYEVHPDKHVVSSLTFPDAPLQRAGHGDFVETQDRETYLVHLMGRPVLGLSRCPMGRETSIQKCEWGEDGWLRLAGEPFLPQETVTAPNLPAHPFEPEPDRHDFDAQDLPIAFQWLRSPLPERLFSLSERPGHLRLFGRESIGSYFEQALVARRQTNFNYVVETSVDFQPKTSQQTAGLIAYYGRYQFFQLAICQDETLGRSLTIMACAGDYPSGNLSFPLDAPVPLETDGAVGMKIEVKNLALRFFYTEGGADWRRIGPIFDASLLSDEAGRGEHGNFTGAFVGMQAMDGSGIGYPADFDFFTYKGMP
- a CDS encoding NAD(P)/FAD-dependent oxidoreductase yields the protein MRDLDVLIVGAGAAGLMCAIEAAKRGRRVLVIDHARKAAEKIRISGGGRCNFTNLHCTPANYLSQNPRFCVSALKRYTQQDFLQMVDRHRIPWHEKTLGQLFCDDSAQNIIDMLLDELSKAGGKLQLETSVSALEKADSGLQVKTNHEQLRTKAVVIATGGPSIPKMGASGFGYDVARQFGLDIVPPRAALVPLTFSDANKDLCKRLAGVSVDALVSFGKTSFREGLLFTHRGLSGPSILQISSYWQEGKPITVDLSPTRDAFEAFRTARTESPKQDLKTVLGQLLPNRLADELSKEFGLKGRLADLSDKVLRRAGEAINHWQLTPVGTEGYRTAEVTLGGVSTKELSSKTFEASKVPGLYFIGEVVDVTGHLGGFNFQWAWSSGHACGQAV
- the betI gene encoding transcriptional regulator BetI, with amino-acid sequence MPKIGMEAERRRTLIAATVDAIHEKGFSDVTVAQIAKRAGVSSGLALHYFGSKDQLLAATMRHLLKDLGDGIRERLASARNPRERISAIIEGNFAPGQFREAVIAAWLAFYVQSRTTQNNKRLLQIYSGRLTSNLTYNLCHFMPREDARQVAEGTASMIDGVWIRQALRDGPSDAAWAIGMVETYVETQIKYHHDMSALRKVARMNALQ
- a CDS encoding hemin uptake protein HemP, producing MHTSKIRRDKLTIAAPQKAPSPSGERREQQLDTKTLFKGARELKIQHNSETYRLTITKLGKLILTK